The following are from one region of the Polaribacter marinaquae genome:
- the yajC gene encoding preprotein translocase subunit YajC, with amino-acid sequence MFNSILLQLDSGSLASMLPFAAMILVLYFFMIRPQMNRQKKEKAFQAEIKTGTKVITSSGIHGKITDVNNTDNTITIETGAGKIKFERSAISMELSKKYAAPAKK; translated from the coding sequence ATGTTTAACTCAATTTTATTACAATTAGATTCTGGTAGTTTGGCAAGTATGTTGCCATTTGCTGCAATGATTTTAGTCTTATATTTTTTTATGATAAGACCACAAATGAATCGTCAGAAAAAAGAAAAAGCTTTTCAAGCAGAAATTAAAACTGGTACAAAAGTGATTACTTCTAGTGGTATACACGGTAAAATTACAGATGTAAATAATACAGATAATACAATAACTATAGAAACAGGAGCAGGAAAAATTAAATTCGAACGTTCTGCAATTTCTATGGAATTAAGTAAAAAATACGCAGCACCTGCTAAAAAATAA
- a CDS encoding DUF1573 domain-containing protein: MKKISFLFALLIASTFMVSCDSGSATTKINKANLDNAKSRDAEIKKGVATISLDKKEYDFGTVNEGDIVETVFKVTNSGKTDLVITNATGSCGCTVPVWPKAPIKPGETGEVAVKFNTNGKPNRQMKTVTLTTNTESGREVLTLRGSVTPKAK; encoded by the coding sequence ATGAAAAAAATATCATTCTTATTCGCACTTTTAATAGCATCAACTTTTATGGTTTCTTGCGATAGCGGAAGTGCAACAACAAAAATTAACAAAGCTAACTTAGATAATGCAAAATCTAGAGATGCAGAAATTAAAAAAGGAGTAGCTACAATTTCTTTAGACAAAAAAGAGTACGATTTTGGTACTGTAAACGAAGGGGATATTGTAGAAACTGTATTTAAAGTAACAAACTCTGGTAAAACAGATTTAGTTATTACAAACGCAACTGGTTCTTGTGGTTGTACGGTTCCTGTGTGGCCAAAAGCACCAATTAAGCCAGGAGAAACTGGTGAAGTTGCTGTTAAGTTTAACACAAATGGTAAACCAAACAGACAAATGAAAACTGTAACTTTAACTACAAACACAGAATCTGGTAGAGAAGTTTTAACATTAAGAGGTTCTGTTACACCTAAAGCTAAATAA
- the nusB gene encoding transcription antitermination factor NusB, whose product MINRRHIRVKVMQSVYAMLQSHNDDIIREEKFLKHSVLKMFDLYVLNMQLLVEVQKLAAKKIALSKKKILATEADLKPNTKFIDNKIINIIAESVSVEGYLELNNLKHWEDNDEYVKIIFEELQNSDLYKKYIATEEDSFKIDKAFVIDFFKEIIAPNEKLAEFYEDEMISWVDDIPFVNTWVVKTLSKQKANGLFVLGSLYKDKDDEEFVSKLFRKTVLKQAEYKQIIEDKTPNWESDRIAEIDMILLQMSIAEFFNFPSIPTRVSINEYIEISKDYSTTKSSYFINGVLDKISKEFIANNKIVKIGRGLI is encoded by the coding sequence ATGATTAACAGAAGACATATTCGAGTTAAAGTAATGCAATCTGTATACGCAATGTTGCAGTCTCATAATGATGACATTATTAGAGAAGAAAAATTCTTAAAACACAGTGTTTTAAAAATGTTTGATTTATATGTGTTAAACATGCAGCTATTAGTAGAAGTACAAAAATTAGCTGCAAAGAAAATTGCACTTTCTAAAAAGAAAATTCTTGCTACAGAAGCAGATTTAAAACCAAACACAAAATTTATAGACAATAAGATAATTAATATTATTGCCGAAAGTGTAAGTGTAGAAGGATATTTAGAATTAAATAACCTAAAACATTGGGAAGACAACGATGAGTATGTAAAGATTATTTTCGAAGAACTTCAAAACAGCGATTTATATAAAAAATACATTGCTACAGAAGAAGATTCTTTTAAAATAGACAAAGCTTTTGTTATCGATTTCTTTAAAGAAATTATTGCACCAAATGAGAAGTTAGCAGAGTTTTACGAAGATGAAATGATTTCTTGGGTAGATGATATTCCTTTTGTAAATACTTGGGTTGTTAAAACTTTAAGCAAACAAAAAGCAAACGGATTGTTTGTTTTAGGTTCTTTATATAAAGATAAAGATGACGAAGAGTTTGTGTCTAAGCTTTTTAGAAAAACAGTTTTAAAACAAGCAGAGTATAAGCAAATTATAGAGGATAAGACACCTAATTGGGAGTCTGATAGAATTGCAGAAATAGATATGATTCTTTTACAAATGTCTATTGCAGAGTTTTTTAACTTTCCGTCGATACCAACTAGAGTTTCAATTAACGAGTACATAGAAATTTCTAAAGACTATTCTACAACTAAAAGTAGTTATTTTATAAACGGAGTTTTAGATAAGATTTCTAAAGAGTTTATAGCAAATAACAAAATTGTTAAAATAGGTAGAGGACTTATTTAA
- a CDS encoding ABC transporter ATP-binding protein — MKALKYINKYFIKYKWRLLIGILITILSKLLALKVPQIVGDSLNIVEDYQNGTITDIELVKHQLLINVLIIIGVAILAGFFTFLMRQTIIVTSRLIEFDLKNEIYQQYQRLSLNFYKKNRTGDLMNRISEDVSKVRMYVGPAVMYSMNMIVLLVVGFTQMINIDVKLTMYTLIPFPVLSISIFVLSKVIHKRSSIVQEYLSKLTTFNQEFFSGIGVVKSYGIEKSIIKDFDEIADKSKEKNIHLQQANALFFPLMVLLIGLSNIIVIYIGGQQYINDEIQIGTIIEFMLYVNILTWPVAVIGWVTSMIQQAEASQVRINEFLEQVPDIENNNTKPTVLNGKVEFKDVTFTYEDTNITALKNINFTAEPGETIAILGKTGSGKSTIIELIARLYDTKEGLILIDNKPIEQANLNDVRNQIGFVPQDPFLFSESIGNNIKFGKEDATEEQIIQAAKDADVHKNIIDFPNKYDTVLGERGVTLSGGQKQRVSIARAIIKNPKILIFDDCLSAVDTETEEKILTNLKRVSKNKTTFIISHRVSSAKNADKIIVLDDGKISQQGTHNQLITEKGYYKDLYEQQLLEKEN, encoded by the coding sequence TTGAAAGCTCTAAAATATATAAATAAGTACTTTATAAAGTATAAATGGCGTTTATTAATTGGTATTTTAATTACCATTTTATCTAAATTACTTGCACTTAAGGTTCCGCAAATTGTTGGTGATTCTTTAAATATTGTAGAAGATTATCAAAACGGAACAATTACCGATATCGAACTTGTAAAACATCAACTTTTAATTAATGTATTGATAATTATTGGTGTAGCAATTTTAGCTGGTTTTTTTACTTTTTTAATGAGACAAACCATTATTGTAACTTCTAGATTAATAGAGTTCGATTTAAAAAACGAAATCTATCAACAATACCAACGCTTATCTTTAAATTTTTACAAAAAAAATAGAACAGGAGATTTAATGAATAGAATTTCTGAAGATGTTTCTAAAGTAAGAATGTACGTTGGTCCTGCAGTAATGTATAGCATGAATATGATTGTTTTGCTTGTAGTTGGTTTTACTCAAATGATAAATATTGATGTAAAACTAACCATGTATACATTAATACCTTTCCCTGTTTTATCAATTTCTATTTTCGTTTTAAGTAAAGTAATTCACAAAAGAAGTAGTATCGTACAAGAATATTTATCAAAATTAACCACTTTTAATCAAGAGTTTTTCTCTGGAATTGGTGTGGTAAAATCTTACGGAATAGAAAAATCTATTATCAAAGATTTTGATGAAATTGCTGATAAAAGCAAAGAGAAAAACATTCATTTACAACAAGCAAATGCACTTTTTTTTCCTTTGATGGTACTTCTTATTGGTTTAAGCAATATTATTGTTATTTACATTGGTGGGCAACAATATATAAATGATGAAATTCAAATTGGTACAATTATAGAATTTATGCTCTATGTAAATATTTTAACTTGGCCTGTTGCAGTAATAGGTTGGGTAACTTCTATGATACAACAAGCAGAAGCTTCGCAAGTTCGAATTAACGAGTTTTTAGAACAAGTGCCAGATATTGAGAATAATAACACAAAACCAACAGTTTTAAACGGTAAAGTAGAATTTAAAGACGTAACCTTTACCTATGAAGACACAAATATTACGGCATTAAAAAATATTAATTTTACCGCAGAACCTGGTGAAACAATCGCTATTTTAGGTAAAACCGGTTCTGGAAAATCTACAATTATAGAGCTTATTGCAAGATTATACGACACAAAAGAAGGTTTAATTTTAATTGATAATAAACCAATTGAGCAAGCAAACCTAAATGATGTTAGAAATCAAATTGGTTTTGTGCCACAAGATCCGTTTTTGTTTTCTGAAAGTATTGGTAACAATATTAAATTCGGAAAAGAAGATGCAACAGAAGAACAAATTATACAAGCTGCAAAAGATGCGGATGTTCATAAAAATATTATCGATTTCCCGAACAAGTATGATACTGTTTTAGGAGAAAGAGGTGTAACATTATCCGGAGGACAAAAACAAAGAGTTTCAATTGCAAGAGCAATTATTAAGAATCCTAAAATTTTAATTTTTGATGATTGTTTGTCTGCAGTAGACACAGAAACTGAAGAAAAAATACTAACAAATTTAAAAAGAGTTTCTAAAAACAAAACCACTTTTATTATTAGTCATAGAGTTTCTTCTGCTAAAAATGCTGATAAAATAATTGTGTTAGACGATGGTAAAATTAGTCAACAAGGTACTCATAATCAATTAATAACAGAAAAAGGCTATTACAAAGATTTATATGAACAACAACTTTTAGAAAAAGAAAATTAA
- a CDS encoding PUR family DNA/RNA-binding protein, whose translation MAERVEQEEIFSQVLRAGRRTYFFDVRATKADDYYLTVTESKKFTHDDGTFHYQKHKIYLYKEDFTDFHEMLKKATDYIINEKGDEVISERHQKDFKKEEPKTTTEETASTESFTDISFDDI comes from the coding sequence ATGGCAGAGAGAGTTGAACAGGAAGAAATTTTTTCACAGGTATTAAGAGCAGGAAGAAGAACGTATTTTTTTGATGTAAGAGCAACAAAAGCAGACGATTATTATTTAACGGTAACAGAAAGTAAAAAGTTTACTCACGATGACGGAACTTTTCATTACCAAAAACATAAAATTTATTTATATAAAGAAGATTTTACAGATTTTCATGAAATGCTAAAAAAAGCAACAGATTATATAATAAATGAAAAAGGAGATGAAGTAATTAGTGAGCGTCATCAGAAAGATTTTAAGAAAGAAGAGCCTAAAACTACTACAGAAGAAACTGCTTCTACAGAAAGTTTTACAGACATTTCTTTCGATGATATATAA